The following are from one region of the Paenibacillus bovis genome:
- a CDS encoding helix-turn-helix domain-containing protein, with protein MFAQRLKQLRKRRNMSMKEVADYIGVAKSTYAGYESGYRQPTLETIQAIARKLNTTSDYLLGLTEQYDPISSNTNAREFLNHAHLHWDGVPLEADDLQLIRQLLERVVRDRAHSEEEQH; from the coding sequence TTGTTCGCCCAACGCCTCAAACAACTTCGCAAACGGCGAAATATGTCGATGAAAGAAGTCGCAGATTATATTGGAGTAGCCAAAAGCACCTATGCAGGCTACGAGTCCGGCTATCGTCAACCCACACTCGAAACGATTCAGGCTATTGCCCGTAAGCTGAATACCACTTCGGATTATCTGCTTGGCTTGACAGAGCAGTATGACCCTATTTCCTCAAATACGAACGCTCGTGAATTTCTCAACCATGCCCATCTTCACTGGGATGGCGTTCCCCTCGAGGCTGATGATCTTCAGTTGATCCGTCAGCTGCTGGAGCGTGTCGTACGGGATCGTGCACACTCTGAAGAAGAACAGCATTAG
- a CDS encoding xanthine phosphoribosyltransferase: MELLRNKVINEGIVLEGNVLKVDSFLNHQMDPVLMKEIGREFTNRFAGEQITRVLTIESSGIAPGIMTALELNVPLIFARKQKSLTLTEDIYVETAYSYTKQQSNDITVSKKFMHPGDRVLIIDDFLANGEAAFALARIVQQAGAQVAGIGIVIEKSFQPGAKLLTDEGYRLESLVRIAGLADGQVQFAD; the protein is encoded by the coding sequence ATGGAACTACTGCGCAACAAGGTGATTAATGAAGGTATTGTACTTGAAGGCAATGTACTCAAGGTCGATTCTTTTCTGAATCACCAGATGGACCCTGTATTGATGAAGGAAATTGGCAGGGAATTCACCAACCGGTTTGCCGGTGAACAGATCACGCGTGTACTGACCATCGAATCTTCGGGCATTGCGCCGGGCATTATGACAGCGCTGGAACTGAATGTGCCGCTGATTTTTGCGCGCAAGCAAAAGTCGCTGACGTTGACGGAAGATATTTATGTGGAGACGGCTTACTCCTATACGAAGCAGCAGAGCAATGATATTACCGTATCCAAAAAATTTATGCATCCCGGAGACCGGGTGCTGATTATTGATGATTTTCTGGCCAATGGAGAAGCGGCGTTTGCACTGGCACGTATTGTGCAGCAGGCGGGAGCACAGGTAGCCGGTATCGGTATTGTAATCGAAAAGTCTTTTCAGCCGGGAGCCAAGCTGTTGACCGATGAAGGCTACCGACTCGAATCTCTCGTACGCATTGCCGGTCTCGCAGATGGACAGGTACAATTCGCTGATTGA
- a CDS encoding MGDG synthase family glycosyltransferase codes for MVHEFEQERTIYMQHDSPCVLIVYASYGDGHLQAARSLQSRLHQQGIERVILLDLMAESHPWINEMTRWVYMQSFKTIPHLYGWVYYRTRQMKTGTVLSNWLHSFGTRRLRKIMEREQPHLVVHTFPQLALAHLKTRWELTTPLVTILTDYDLHGRWLHPHIDHYYVPSEEMKIEAMDRGIAAERISVAGIPLHYSFEQDVPDNTSPQQLRLRAGLDPERRTVLLLAGAYGVLQNIQEICEMIQQRDDTQLIVICGKNKKLCEELSHRYQSYSSIRIEGYTDRMQEWMSMSDCVITKPGGLTMAECISCRLPAFLLAPVPGQELENARYLEARQVARICYSPQELKMALHSALDQPELLEQMQTSMDTLRMPPASAQIAEDLVSRYLTHITGEAAAIRPRLAFPNSRYV; via the coding sequence ATGGTACATGAATTTGAGCAGGAAAGGACTATCTATATGCAGCATGATTCACCCTGTGTTCTGATTGTATATGCGAGTTATGGCGATGGACATCTGCAGGCAGCCCGCTCCCTTCAGAGCCGTCTGCACCAGCAGGGCATCGAGCGGGTTATTCTGCTGGATCTGATGGCAGAATCCCATCCGTGGATCAATGAAATGACGCGGTGGGTCTATATGCAGAGCTTCAAGACTATTCCGCATCTGTATGGCTGGGTCTATTATCGTACCCGGCAAATGAAAACCGGAACAGTGCTCTCCAACTGGCTGCATTCGTTTGGAACACGACGCCTGCGTAAAATAATGGAACGCGAGCAGCCGCATCTGGTTGTACATACTTTTCCACAGCTGGCACTGGCGCATCTGAAGACCCGCTGGGAACTGACGACTCCACTCGTAACGATCCTGACTGATTATGATCTGCATGGGCGCTGGCTGCATCCGCATATCGATCATTATTATGTGCCCTCCGAAGAAATGAAAATCGAAGCTATGGATCGGGGCATCGCAGCCGAGCGCATCAGTGTAGCAGGAATTCCGCTGCATTACAGCTTTGAACAGGACGTGCCGGACAACACCAGTCCCCAGCAGCTGCGACTGCGTGCAGGACTCGATCCGGAGCGCCGAACAGTTCTGCTGCTCGCCGGAGCCTACGGAGTGCTGCAAAATATACAGGAGATATGTGAAATGATTCAACAGCGCGATGATACCCAGCTAATTGTCATCTGCGGTAAAAACAAAAAGTTATGCGAGGAATTAAGCCACCGTTATCAGTCGTATTCCTCTATACGGATCGAGGGATATACAGACAGGATGCAGGAGTGGATGAGCATGAGCGATTGTGTCATTACCAAGCCTGGCGGCCTGACAATGGCGGAATGTATCAGCTGCCGACTTCCGGCATTTCTGCTCGCTCCGGTACCTGGACAGGAGCTGGAAAATGCGCGGTATCTGGAAGCGAGACAGGTGGCGCGGATATGTTATTCTCCGCAGGAGCTGAAAATGGCGCTGCATAGCGCACTGGATCAGCCGGAGCTGCTGGAACAGATGCAAACGAGTATGGATACTCTGCGTATGCCTCCAGCCTCGGCGCAAATTGCCGAAGACCTGGTGAGCCGCTACCTCACCCATATTACCGGTGAAGCAGCTGCGATACGGCCCAGACTTGCTTTTCCGAATAGTCGTTATGTCTGA
- a CDS encoding serine hydrolase domain-containing protein — MNEKIPILISSNLLRPALPATMALNPAIDEQQLRKTDQRLEQEYPRINSFLVAQSGQLVYESYYNGNTAGNLADLRSATKSFTSVLVGIARQQGLFQDIDEPIEHYMADQFPAHPSAELCSTTIRHLLTMTAGFEWQTGKKLGEPDIHQFHRTRHWTRAALKRPIMPETRDHFQYRSIDSHLLSVLISRWTGQDAFTYARENLFGPLGIEQAAWSPSPEGDSMGHVGLCLTPRDMLRFGICCLQQGKWQQQIIPADWLEESFTPQSEGYAGYGYYGYGWWTGKQDGLEYACAHGHGGQEIIILPQLDTVVVFTSDSKVRKYKNPRHLLPEMLFPALQEAQQADGT; from the coding sequence ATGAACGAGAAAATACCCATTCTAATCTCATCCAATCTGCTGCGTCCTGCTCTGCCTGCCACTATGGCTCTGAACCCTGCGATTGACGAACAGCAGCTGCGGAAAACAGATCAGCGGCTGGAGCAGGAATATCCGCGTATCAACAGCTTCCTCGTCGCCCAAAGTGGACAACTGGTATACGAGAGCTATTATAATGGCAATACAGCCGGCAATCTGGCGGATCTGCGCTCCGCGACCAAAAGCTTCACCTCGGTACTGGTCGGTATTGCCAGACAGCAGGGACTATTCCAGGATATTGATGAACCGATCGAGCACTATATGGCGGATCAGTTCCCTGCGCATCCGTCTGCCGAGCTGTGCTCTACCACGATCCGGCATCTGCTTACGATGACAGCAGGCTTTGAATGGCAAACCGGCAAAAAGCTGGGCGAGCCGGATATTCATCAGTTTCACCGTACCCGTCACTGGACGCGTGCTGCACTGAAGCGGCCTATTATGCCGGAGACCAGGGATCATTTCCAATATCGCAGTATTGATTCCCATCTGCTCTCGGTACTGATCAGCCGCTGGACCGGACAGGATGCCTTTACGTATGCGCGCGAGAACCTGTTCGGCCCTCTGGGTATTGAGCAGGCAGCCTGGTCACCTTCTCCGGAGGGAGACTCCATGGGTCATGTAGGTCTTTGCCTGACACCACGGGATATGCTGCGCTTTGGAATTTGCTGTCTGCAGCAGGGCAAATGGCAGCAGCAGATTATTCCTGCGGATTGGCTGGAAGAGTCATTTACTCCCCAGTCCGAAGGCTATGCAGGTTATGGTTATTACGGATATGGATGGTGGACCGGCAAGCAGGATGGGCTGGAGTATGCCTGTGCGCATGGTCATGGCGGGCAGGAGATCATTATTTTGCCGCAGCTGGATACGGTAGTTGTATTTACATCGGACAGCAAAGTGCGCAAATACAAAAATCCCCGGCATCTGCTGCCGGAGATGCTGTTCCCTGCACTTCAGGAGGCACAACAAGCGGATGGTACATGA
- a CDS encoding GntR family transcriptional regulator, which yields MRIPVQINENSAEPLYRQVENQLRALIISGQLEEGTLLPSIREFASDLRCSVITVRRVYQDLENEGLLRTRQGTGTFVTGVEQELRTRMGEESVRQLINEMISRSYNLGWNRQQLEQLFQEILDARESDS from the coding sequence ATGAGAATACCGGTACAAATTAATGAGAACAGTGCAGAGCCGCTGTACCGCCAGGTAGAGAACCAGCTGCGGGCGCTGATTATCAGCGGTCAGCTGGAAGAAGGCACACTGCTGCCTTCGATCCGTGAATTTGCTTCGGATCTCAGATGCAGCGTAATCACGGTGCGGCGGGTCTATCAAGATCTGGAGAATGAAGGATTACTGCGAACAAGGCAGGGCACCGGAACCTTTGTTACCGGAGTAGAGCAGGAATTGCGCACGCGGATGGGGGAAGAAAGTGTGCGGCAGCTCATAAACGAGATGATCAGCCGCAGCTACAACCTGGGCTGGAATCGCCAGCAGCTGGAACAGCTTTTTCAGGAAATACTGGATGCCAGAGAATCGGATTCTTAA
- a CDS encoding ATP-binding cassette domain-containing protein, translated as MNRTIAYDIQEHGHAAKDSVIVLKNVSKERRQHTVGPLNWSLPRGCITALVGENGTGKSTLLHMLLRTLYPDSGEISWFGQTVQGEMPLALRQQIAYVSENPSREEDRMTARKAAAFRSYWYPNWDEQQFEQLLQTFDVPTDAQLSKISKGQRQKFELAAAIAAKPRLLLLDEPSSGLDPFAWKDMIIMLNQAMEQEELTILITTHRMEEVKRLADYVVLMHQGQICGMQEKDELYQQWKEVWINPVQDMQTLSWLQECPGIIEWDDKPDGSVRILTSDAQILQQTAEESGIVTQVHGLEWEELLSCWVKDYHLKRDREARL; from the coding sequence ATGAACAGGACTATAGCTTATGACATACAGGAACATGGCCATGCAGCCAAAGATTCGGTTATCGTACTGAAAAATGTAAGCAAGGAGCGCAGACAGCATACAGTAGGGCCGCTGAATTGGTCTTTGCCGCGCGGCTGCATTACCGCACTGGTCGGCGAGAATGGTACGGGCAAAAGTACCCTGCTGCATATGCTGCTGCGTACCCTTTATCCAGACAGCGGAGAGATCAGCTGGTTTGGTCAGACAGTGCAGGGCGAGATGCCGCTTGCGCTGAGACAGCAAATTGCCTACGTCTCGGAAAATCCCTCCCGTGAAGAAGACCGCATGACTGCCCGCAAAGCAGCAGCGTTCCGTTCCTACTGGTACCCAAATTGGGATGAGCAGCAATTTGAACAGCTACTGCAGACATTTGATGTACCGACAGATGCACAGTTGTCCAAAATCTCCAAAGGACAACGGCAAAAATTTGAGCTGGCCGCAGCGATTGCCGCCAAGCCCAGACTGCTGCTGCTGGATGAGCCTTCATCAGGACTGGATCCTTTTGCCTGGAAAGACATGATTATTATGCTCAATCAGGCGATGGAGCAGGAAGAACTCACGATTCTGATTACCACCCACCGGATGGAGGAGGTCAAGCGGCTGGCTGACTATGTCGTACTCATGCATCAGGGACAGATCTGCGGGATGCAGGAAAAGGATGAGCTGTATCAGCAGTGGAAAGAAGTATGGATCAATCCGGTACAGGATATGCAGACACTGAGCTGGCTGCAGGAATGTCCGGGCATCATCGAGTGGGATGACAAGCCGGACGGTTCGGTTCGCATCCTGACATCGGATGCACAGATCCTTCAGCAGACTGCAGAGGAGAGCGGTATTGTCACACAGGTACACGGGCTGGAATGGGAAGAGCTTCTGTCCTGCTGGGTGAAAGACTATCATCTCAAAAGAGACAGGGAGGCACGTTTATGA
- a CDS encoding ABC transporter ATP-binding protein codes for MNPLMLDHIVKRYAGHTAVDHLSLEVEEGEIYGLLGANGAGKTTTMRMVLGLIHPDEGSIRYHGQPYRTELQAMMGYLPEERGLYPKVKISDQMLYLAQLRGMKAADARQSLDYWLQRFDAMEYREKRIEELSKGNQQKMGFVAAVIHRPKILILDEAFSGLDPVNVEMLKQVVLELRKEGTAILFSTHRMEHVEELCRHITVLRRSKPVLQGDLNEIKNSYPREKVVLRTATEVQGLDTIEGVTEVVRQDSGRYMIRIEQEQAAQQILQLAMSQGAVDQFEVKEPTLNEIFIKVVGSSHE; via the coding sequence ATGAATCCGTTAATGCTGGATCACATCGTCAAACGATATGCTGGTCATACGGCGGTAGACCATTTGTCACTGGAAGTGGAAGAAGGCGAGATCTACGGGCTGCTGGGAGCCAATGGTGCAGGCAAAACGACCACCATGCGTATGGTACTGGGGCTTATTCATCCCGATGAAGGCAGTATCCGCTATCATGGACAACCTTACCGCACCGAGCTGCAGGCGATGATGGGTTATTTGCCCGAAGAGCGCGGACTGTATCCCAAGGTCAAAATAAGTGATCAGATGCTGTATCTGGCGCAGCTGCGCGGCATGAAAGCTGCCGATGCGCGCCAGAGTCTGGATTACTGGCTGCAGCGCTTTGATGCGATGGAATACCGGGAAAAGCGGATCGAGGAATTGTCCAAGGGCAATCAGCAGAAAATGGGCTTTGTCGCTGCTGTTATTCACCGGCCGAAGATCCTGATTCTGGACGAAGCATTCAGCGGACTTGATCCGGTCAATGTAGAAATGCTCAAGCAGGTCGTGCTGGAGCTGCGCAAAGAAGGAACAGCGATCCTGTTCTCCACTCACCGCATGGAGCATGTAGAGGAACTGTGCCGTCACATTACCGTACTGCGCCGCTCCAAGCCGGTGCTACAGGGAGATCTGAACGAGATCAAGAACAGTTATCCTCGCGAAAAGGTTGTGCTGCGGACGGCCACCGAAGTTCAGGGTCTGGATACGATCGAAGGAGTCACCGAAGTGGTACGTCAGGACAGTGGGCGTTATATGATCCGGATCGAACAGGAGCAGGCGGCCCAGCAGATTCTGCAGCTGGCCATGTCGCAGGGAGCTGTCGATCAATTTGAGGTCAAAGAACCGACGCTGAATGAAATCTTCATTAAGGTGGTGGGATCCTCTCATGAATAA
- a CDS encoding ABC transporter permease: MNKLGAVIGFTYRNKTKTKSFRWTTFILLLLLVVGLNIPYFIQLFSGQSDKDLVRIGIASGSYQQIAGQIKEAADKTAATKPVAANNTDNAGAAEVNALRGTGVTRIEWQAEPADPAKLRKQIEAGKLDGYLQLQKPAAGEIFPSITYISEKNNASVQAMLQAAAQTAKVRSVTSGQLTEAQLNEIGTPVNLTRIALDNMKGADGKSGALTMENYILVYLLLILFFISLTMTGNMIASEITAEKSSRVMEILITSVSPLTQMFGKIIGIFLVGLTQMGLYALVFIVHLMLPYYQQVLAQFDIHISNLSWEVAVLGLVYYVLGYFLYSTLYAAVGSIVSRTEDLGQAVSLLTVLTLAAFYIGIFSMTNPDSMLMKISSYIPFFSPTTAIVRIGLGNMPWWELTISLLILVIAIFIFGWLSAKIYRTGVLMYGKRPSWKEIRKAMKAYKI; this comes from the coding sequence ATGAATAAATTGGGTGCAGTTATCGGATTTACCTATCGGAACAAAACCAAGACCAAGTCTTTTCGCTGGACAACGTTCATTTTGCTGCTGCTGCTGGTCGTAGGACTGAATATTCCTTATTTTATCCAGTTATTCTCCGGACAGTCAGACAAGGATCTTGTTCGTATTGGTATAGCAAGCGGATCGTATCAGCAGATCGCCGGGCAGATCAAGGAAGCTGCAGACAAAACAGCTGCAACAAAACCGGTAGCTGCCAACAATACCGATAATGCAGGGGCTGCAGAAGTGAACGCGCTCAGAGGAACAGGCGTCACCCGGATCGAATGGCAGGCGGAACCGGCAGATCCGGCGAAGCTGCGTAAGCAGATCGAAGCCGGCAAGCTCGACGGTTATCTGCAGCTGCAAAAGCCTGCGGCGGGTGAGATCTTCCCGTCTATCACCTATATTAGTGAGAAAAATAATGCGAGTGTACAGGCGATGCTGCAGGCCGCAGCACAGACAGCCAAGGTTCGCTCTGTCACCAGTGGACAATTGACGGAAGCCCAGCTGAATGAAATTGGCACACCGGTCAATCTGACGCGAATTGCACTGGATAATATGAAGGGTGCAGATGGCAAATCGGGCGCACTGACCATGGAAAATTATATCCTCGTCTATCTGCTGCTGATTCTGTTCTTTATTTCCCTGACCATGACCGGCAATATGATTGCGTCAGAGATTACAGCAGAGAAAAGCTCAAGAGTCATGGAGATCCTGATTACCAGTGTGTCTCCGCTAACACAGATGTTTGGCAAGATCATCGGTATCTTCCTGGTGGGACTGACGCAGATGGGGCTGTATGCACTTGTCTTTATCGTTCATCTTATGCTGCCGTATTATCAGCAGGTACTGGCACAATTCGATATTCATATTAGCAATCTGTCCTGGGAAGTGGCGGTACTCGGTCTGGTCTATTATGTACTGGGATATTTCCTCTACTCTACCCTGTATGCGGCAGTCGGGTCGATTGTCAGCCGAACAGAAGACCTGGGGCAGGCAGTTTCGCTTTTGACCGTACTGACACTGGCCGCTTTTTATATCGGAATTTTCAGTATGACCAATCCGGATTCCATGTTGATGAAGATTTCATCGTATATTCCATTCTTCTCACCGACGACTGCTATCGTGCGGATCGGACTTGGCAATATGCCATGGTGGGAGCTGACTATTTCACTGCTTATTCTGGTCATTGCGATCTTTATATTCGGCTGGCTGTCTGCCAAAATCTATCGCACCGGCGTATTGATGTACGGCAAGCGTCCAAGCTGGAAAGAAATTCGCAAAGCGATGAAGGCCTACAAAATCTAA
- a CDS encoding TraB/GumN family protein, translated as MKLWRKMLLSLTVSASLLTAASVPAAMAAPQPATVKVNMQKVNYGTDAPVISEKTTLVPLRSTLKALDAELTGTTPDSITVVVNGKSITLQSKLTEINGVAYVPVRIIGDAAGYSVRWDAQTRTVQLVSTSPGLGGTEAPVAEASQTGRGFMWEVQSNGNTVYLVGSMHLADKSFYPLRKEYEEAFAKADHLGVEVDISKAAGEEQQKLIMQLGMYQDGSTLKDHISSETYTKLGDILEKNKMKRDALDPFKPWVAEVMISTLKPMEAGYEASAGIDLHFIQKAMERKIPVIELESYESQLNMFNNFSKQLQEKNLNTALDNYDEMGTAMDQMAEMWKTGNDQALLEFTNTMSDDAEYNQAMLTDRNIDMANKIDGYLKNGNKEEYFIVVGAGHYLGDQGIVQLLKNKGYDVVRK; from the coding sequence ATGAAACTCTGGAGAAAAATGCTGTTATCCCTTACCGTATCTGCCAGTCTGCTCACAGCTGCTTCCGTACCTGCCGCTATGGCTGCGCCACAGCCAGCCACCGTTAAAGTAAATATGCAAAAGGTGAATTACGGCACTGATGCGCCGGTAATCAGTGAGAAGACTACACTGGTACCGCTGCGCTCTACACTGAAGGCGCTGGATGCAGAACTGACAGGTACGACGCCAGACAGCATTACAGTAGTCGTGAATGGCAAAAGTATCACCCTGCAAAGCAAGCTTACCGAGATCAATGGTGTGGCTTATGTCCCTGTCCGGATTATTGGTGATGCGGCAGGTTACAGTGTTCGCTGGGATGCACAGACACGTACCGTACAGCTGGTATCCACAAGTCCGGGGTTAGGTGGAACAGAGGCTCCTGTAGCCGAAGCCTCCCAGACCGGCCGCGGATTCATGTGGGAAGTACAAAGCAACGGCAATACTGTTTATCTGGTCGGCTCCATGCATCTGGCGGACAAAAGCTTTTATCCACTGCGCAAAGAATATGAAGAAGCCTTTGCCAAAGCCGATCATCTCGGTGTAGAGGTAGATATCAGCAAAGCAGCTGGAGAAGAACAGCAAAAGCTGATTATGCAGCTGGGGATGTACCAGGATGGCAGCACGCTCAAGGATCATATTTCCAGCGAGACTTATACCAAGCTTGGCGATATACTGGAGAAAAACAAAATGAAACGGGATGCGCTCGATCCTTTCAAACCATGGGTCGCCGAAGTAATGATTAGTACCCTGAAACCGATGGAAGCTGGATATGAAGCGTCTGCCGGGATTGATCTGCACTTTATCCAGAAAGCCATGGAACGCAAGATTCCGGTCATCGAACTGGAAAGCTATGAATCCCAGCTGAATATGTTCAATAATTTCTCCAAACAGCTGCAGGAGAAAAACCTCAATACTGCACTGGACAATTATGATGAAATGGGTACCGCTATGGATCAAATGGCAGAAATGTGGAAAACCGGCAATGATCAGGCACTGCTGGAATTCACTAATACGATGTCTGATGATGCCGAATACAATCAAGCGATGCTGACAGACCGGAATATAGATATGGCCAACAAGATCGATGGCTATCTGAAAAATGGTAATAAGGAAGAATATTTCATCGTTGTCGGTGCAGGGCATTATCTGGGAGATCAGGGTATTGTTCAACTGCTGAAGAATAAAGGATACGATGTCGTACGGAAATAA
- a CDS encoding M23 family metallopeptidase — MPITLNRWTNKQQIRQRNVLFASGILAAILLAGCGQESTDNDPGTTNDNTPTASQQTKEAADMKNNNDTGENSTAGKLQAKDIPAALLAGNTSRIHAQMTDDFKQMVSEEDLQSTARSMLQGVQSFQSVGGSSELNGYRQDSWLSDNGKLGLTTMLDKQDRIAAMQLQPVESFPATDKSLSKTTYRMPFDGEWYVFWGGTNVMQNYHYAVESQRYAYDLVQSKKRMSYSGDPKKNESYYAFGQPVLAPADGKVVSVVNTIADNEPVGVMNPKQPGGNMVVIDHGGEYSMLAHLQKGSVTVKPGDSVQAGDPIGKVGNSGNSSEAHMHFQVSDGPDLMTNKSIRIRWKNDIQPVKGQIVDASSSQIIQDSE; from the coding sequence ATGCCCATTACACTAAATAGATGGACAAACAAGCAGCAAATAAGGCAACGAAATGTTTTGTTTGCTTCCGGGATACTTGCAGCTATACTGCTGGCCGGATGTGGACAGGAGAGTACAGATAATGATCCCGGCACGACTAATGACAACACACCGACCGCATCCCAGCAGACGAAGGAGGCAGCAGATATGAAAAATAACAATGATACAGGTGAGAACTCCACAGCAGGCAAGCTGCAGGCGAAAGATATTCCTGCTGCACTATTGGCTGGTAATACGAGCCGGATTCATGCCCAGATGACCGACGATTTCAAGCAGATGGTCTCCGAAGAGGATCTTCAAAGCACTGCCCGCTCCATGTTGCAGGGTGTTCAGTCATTCCAGTCTGTAGGCGGCAGCAGTGAACTGAATGGATATCGGCAGGACAGCTGGCTTAGCGATAACGGCAAGCTGGGATTGACCACCATGCTGGATAAGCAGGATCGGATTGCAGCAATGCAGCTGCAGCCGGTAGAGAGCTTTCCGGCAACGGACAAGAGTCTGAGCAAGACTACCTACCGGATGCCTTTTGACGGAGAATGGTATGTATTCTGGGGCGGAACCAATGTGATGCAGAATTATCACTACGCTGTCGAATCGCAGCGTTACGCGTATGATTTGGTACAGTCCAAAAAGCGCATGTCCTACAGTGGCGATCCGAAAAAGAACGAGAGCTATTATGCTTTTGGTCAGCCGGTACTCGCTCCGGCAGACGGCAAAGTCGTATCGGTAGTCAATACTATTGCGGATAACGAACCGGTCGGTGTAATGAATCCCAAGCAGCCCGGCGGCAATATGGTCGTGATCGATCACGGTGGTGAATACAGTATGCTGGCCCATCTGCAAAAAGGCTCTGTAACGGTCAAGCCGGGTGATTCGGTACAGGCAGGTGATCCGATCGGCAAAGTGGGCAACTCCGGTAATTCCAGTGAAGCTCATATGCATTTTCAGGTATCTGACGGGCCGGATCTAATGACCAACAAGTCGATTCGTATTCGCTGGAAAAACGATATACAACCTGTCAAAGGACAGATCGTGGATGCTTCCAGCAGCCAGATTATACAGGACAGCGAGTAA
- a CDS encoding TraB/GumN family protein has protein sequence MKSWHNKLLTLVLAAGLLTTAAPTMAGAAAQPLVVKVNDHKVEYRTGGAPTVQKQVTLVPLRSTLKAMGIQLASVTKNSITVVVEGQSHTIKSKLTQIKGVTYVPIRTFGELPGYTVSWNAKSRTIQLVSVPSAPAADETASSPADSTPAPAAPTDSNTTNAELPAVSTPAPTTAPATTNTTTAPAPVQTGARGFMWEVKSNGNTVYLVGSIHVADDSFYPLRQEYEQAFAEADSLSVEVDITKDTSEDFQKHVLDTGMYHDGSTLRNHISTYTYEKLGRILEANDMKSGALDRFKPWVAEMIVSSFAPDDSGYDADLGIDLHFIKKAEDKDIPVIGLETEESQLRMLNNFSDELQEKLLYSTLASFDDNKQNQPADDHEKELGEMWKTGDEKALMEVTNSSMVEPEYHKAILVDRNINMANKIDTYLKSNNNQQYFVVVGAAHYLGNDGIIKLLENKGYTVTRK, from the coding sequence ATGAAATCCTGGCATAATAAATTACTGACTCTGGTACTGGCAGCAGGACTGCTTACGACGGCAGCACCAACCATGGCTGGCGCCGCAGCACAGCCGCTGGTTGTCAAAGTCAATGACCACAAAGTCGAATACCGTACCGGCGGTGCACCAACCGTACAAAAGCAGGTCACACTGGTACCACTCCGCTCCACCCTGAAGGCTATGGGCATTCAACTGGCTTCGGTAACCAAAAACAGTATTACCGTAGTAGTTGAGGGTCAGAGTCATACGATCAAAAGCAAACTTACCCAGATCAAAGGTGTTACTTACGTACCGATTCGTACTTTTGGCGAACTGCCAGGCTACACGGTAAGCTGGAATGCCAAATCCCGTACGATCCAGCTTGTCTCTGTCCCATCAGCACCAGCTGCCGATGAAACAGCCAGCAGCCCGGCGGATAGTACACCCGCACCAGCTGCTCCTACAGACAGCAATACTACCAATGCAGAACTACCAGCAGTCTCAACACCAGCACCAACGACTGCTCCAGCAACAACTAATACTACTACAGCGCCAGCACCTGTTCAGACCGGAGCTCGCGGATTTATGTGGGAAGTAAAAAGCAATGGTAATACCGTCTATCTGGTTGGCTCGATTCATGTAGCAGATGACAGCTTTTACCCGCTTCGTCAGGAATATGAGCAGGCATTTGCCGAAGCCGATTCACTGAGCGTAGAAGTCGATATTACCAAAGACACATCGGAAGACTTCCAGAAGCATGTACTGGATACAGGCATGTACCATGATGGAAGCACACTCCGCAATCATATTTCCACCTATACATACGAGAAGCTTGGCCGGATTTTAGAGGCCAACGACATGAAGTCTGGTGCGCTGGATCGCTTTAAGCCCTGGGTCGCGGAAATGATCGTCTCATCGTTTGCGCCGGATGATTCCGGATATGACGCCGATCTGGGAATTGATCTGCATTTTATCAAAAAGGCAGAAGACAAGGATATTCCGGTAATTGGACTGGAGACCGAAGAATCGCAGCTTCGGATGCTGAACAACTTCTCGGATGAATTGCAGGAAAAGCTGCTGTATTCCACACTGGCTTCCTTTGATGACAACAAGCAGAACCAGCCAGCCGATGATCATGAGAAAGAGCTGGGTGAAATGTGGAAAACCGGTGATGAAAAAGCGCTGATGGAAGTGACCAACAGCTCGATGGTAGAGCCGGAATACCACAAAGCGATCCTGGTTGACCGTAATATCAATATGGCGAACAAGATCGATACCTATCTGAAAAGCAATAATAACCAGCAGTACTTTGTCGTCGTCGGAGCAGCCCATTATCTGGGCAATGACGGTATTATCAAACTGCTCGAAAACAAAGGATATACCGTTACACGCAAATAA